The Vigna unguiculata cultivar IT97K-499-35 chromosome 1, ASM411807v1, whole genome shotgun sequence nucleotide sequence TCCCCGAAACACTGAAGATGTAAACAGCCTTCAACGACACAAACATCAGAGACAATACAGAACACATGGTCGTAATCCCCAAATAAGGTCCGTGCGAAAGCCTGGGTCCGTCACACAAGCTATAAACACctacagaaaaaaatataaaaaaaaaaaagttaacaaccCATTAAACAACCTTCATAAGGGTCCTCGAAAATCACTACAAAACTTCACCTTTTGATTAAAACCAAAATTGGccactaaagaaaaaaatgatttatagcTTTTCTGGTGTGTGTACTTACAGAAGATGATGAAGGATCGTATTATGGAGATGAGGGGTATATCAACGAGGGAGTATCGGAAATCGTAGTCGTGGAAATGGGAAGCGAGATTTTCCAAGGAGAGAGAAGAGGAGGAAATCGTGGAGAGAAGAGCCGAAGGAAGAAGCGCATCGGCGACAACGAGAAGAACCGGGGCAGAGAAAAGAAGAAGCGATATAACCATAGTGATCAAGAAGAAGACGGTCTTCAAGCCCCTCATTATTCTCTTGGATTTCTCTTCTTTTGAGGAAAAAGCCATGGCGGATCCTATGATTTTGTTGCAGAAAGGAAAGAGTATGTGATGatgtgttgttgtgttgtgGTGACAAGGGGAACGAGGGAGAAGGGTTTAATTAAGAGGGTGAAGAGTTAGAGAGGGTGGAGGATGAAGGAAGGTGCAGGCCAAGGTGCAACAAATTTGACCGGACTTGTCCACTCTTTGAGTGATGACAAATGCTTAGGTTGGGACTTTACACGCACATATAGAGGGACCCCGATGAtactctttctctctccaaaCCAACGGCAATACCTAAAAGCTTAAACCACAATCCACTTTATATctgtgttttcatttttttttttatttggtgtgGGTTATTCCCTGTGTATGCACCAGCTATCAATTTCACTTCTGAGTCTTTGACACGTGTCCCGTGATCGTTGCTGTATGGTGCCTGATGATGGGTGGTGTACCACGTCACCCCGTATGTGCTGGGAATTGGGATGAAACATGAATCTTCTTTATCATTCTGAAAATGATTTTTCTGATATTTTCGCATTCAAATTTCGCATCAAAGCCTTCCTTAATCAGAGAGTGAAGAGGAAAGTATAAACCCATTCCATTTACAGGTAAGAAAATAAATacgataaaataaaataaaatctgtacatatatattatttttattaaataatttaaaaataacattttgttttgaagcatttaatattttagtccAGTATcctttcttaatatttgactaTTTTTCTGGTACTCCATTTATACCCAAACAACGAGGAGGTTGGGATGGAAAGACatcaaatttgtttttgatttgGTGGTCAGAAAGTCTGTGATTACAATATTTCTGGTAATCAAGCGGGTATGGTGGAACCGAAAGATTGTATGCATGTGATCACATGCTGCATTTTGTCTTTTCGAGTcatacacatttttatttttaaaagcatGCATacaatgaattttgttttgttctgtatatacatcaaaatattcaaagtaGAAAACTTAAACAATTACAAACTCTAAGAGGATATGTTGATAATATGTATTATGTGGTGTTGTTCATGCAGCTGTTGGAGCCATCACTCAATCATTTTAGCATGTTCTTCGTTGGCATTGGATTCTCTTTGTAACctttttaaatgttttcttttgttacagTTATGGATTTAGATTTTGAATCTCTGATGGCAACAGACAAACCGAAAATCAACAGTAATATATACAGTGACAGAGAAAACGCAGTTTTATTAATGTGTATCTACTTACATTAtggtatatatattataattcagattttttaaaagtatctCAATTGTATTCTATATTAAAACAttcctttaaaattttttatttaggaatacattatatttgttttttctttcttttatgtcCTATATGTCCCCTTGACCAAATGAAAAGAGTTAGGTTTCAAAGAGTTAAGGGACTCTCAATCATCAATCCATTGAATTTATTGTGGAGTCAGATACcactaattataataatgataatatatttttaacatcatTTTTGTTCTATGATTGTAATCACATAACAATTTGTAGTTtcgatttttaatttaataaattaaattgaatcgaatgttttcttcttctttttttaaattaagggATATTGTTATGATTAAGATGTATTTTCAGACTGGATTATTACGATTTCCGAGAATCGCAAATGTTAAAGATGACTAAAATATGTTTGAttggtaaaaaatattattgaacaaattatatatcttttaaaacaaaatcaagatttagcatttatttgttattcaaatatttagtctttttattattaatttgattaaatgatatgatattttaatatctttttattttaactcgCGAAAGATtcttgtcgctttcgtaatatGTTTTCTTATCAGAAACTTGACACggaattatattttgaaaagaatagtttgttaaaaatgttattttgaatAAAGTATATTAAACCTACAAAACatagtttctaaaattatattcatgaaaaaaaatctaaaaaataaatattttccttctacaaattttttttagtattttttttatgttcttgcACGGATGTTTAGGTGAAAACCTGGGTGCATTCGTTAGTTAATAAAACTTTTCTTAGGGAATGGAGGAATAGCTTTTTTACGTAGATATCAAAATGTGCAAGAGTTTAATGGTAAacctctaattaaaaaattaaatgaattgtttgattGAATTAATCTAACTAGTGAATTCATTGttactttattttagtttgttttcctcTGTGCTATCTATGCTTTGTTTTATCTTCCtcgtatatataaaaaaaaaaaaaaaagtgtagtcTAATTTTGACAATAAAGAAAATTGCTTACATGTGAAAGGTATATAACTAACAGGAGCTAGACAAAGCCATTTTGGCCTAAACTTGCTGACCAGCTCTATCTTAAATTATACGTTAAAACTGACGTTTTATATCTTTCAATAATTGAagtaaagaataatttatgagatttttttttatgacaaaATGGTGAAAGGATCattaaatactaattaaacaaacaatatttaaatataactaattaataatattaactgATTGAGTATatcagtttattaaaaataagaaataagtcAATTTTGTGAGTAAGTTTTAACAGAACAGTTgtgttttatatgttaaaaactATGATggttacaataataataaaaataataattttgtgtaATTGAAAAAAAGAGTTTAAGGTGGTGAGTGAATTAATGTTGGGGAGTAACTGTAGAGAGCAGTTAAGTCAAGCGCGCCAAATATGAAAAAATCGAAGTGTAGCCGTCACACACGAAGACAATTAAAGCCACGCAAAAGCCTCCGAGAAGGTTGTGTTCTAGATACAATGTTACACTATCTTCGACCATACAAATACttaatacaataatttaattactttattacgATACTAATGGCTAGGGAATTACCATGGGTTTATTACTTCAtcgttatttttttatgtaaaaaagtatttttatttttatattaggtGGATATGGAATTTTTGTCTTTTCCTcattcatactttttttttacctttttaaatattagttaaacaattctttgtataaataaaagttaccGTGGATGAAATATGATATAAACAGGTGATCaatgttaaaattatacattttttttcaattatataaatattaaaaagaatgatAAATAGGATTgcatcaaaatcaaataattataaaaaaataaaaataattaaatgatgttctataataaattaagaataaataattaatataatttttttaaattaactaataaaaaatatatattttagtaatttgaaataaaaatgaatgtgaggataaaaacaaatatatattcaatttaaaaaatttaatattatccatattcatatttaatcgatgtcatttttttttttatcaaaatcgaAACAGATCTAAATAATAAACGGTTTGTTTCATTCCTAGTAATCCTAAGgaaaatttattcattaaaccgtaatttcaattttattttagtaaaaaaggttatttttttatactagaattacattcatttttttatttatatataagtaatTTATAAGGTATggtatgattatttttttaaaatgttagaCTAACGTGAACAAgtgtttaaaaatatgttatatgataaaactatattttaaatatgtttgcTGTCTTTTAAATTAggagattattttttatagtttaaattttattcaaagttAGTTTACTGATTATAAGAAATGTTGCTTTTAGTGTATGAAATTATACAATATTAGTGACATTGATGATATAATGAAGAACAGTCACGTATATttgatataacttttaaaaatcttataagaatttaaatatatttttaattcttcatTTCAGGGATAATGTTACCTTTATTCCTTAACtgtataaaatgttttttgaaTCGCTAGAAAATAGACAACGTTGGTAACTTTTTTCTCAATGTTATAATATTGAGAATTTTTATTTACAGATATACtgtgtaaataaaattatacttttagtcttAAAAAATAGGGGcacatttcatattttcattttctaaaaactagcaaatttcattttttttattttgcaaaattgttatttttaattctgaAATTAGACACATTGGACACACTAATAATGTGACAAATGGTGATCTACTCATTATTTCAAAATCATCTCAGTCAAAGGTAACCTTATTTATGTGACTTAAATAACTttgtaaatttcaaaatcaacgTTCCAAAGATTGTTTTATTCTTAGGTATGTACGATTTGTGTTATCTATGTGAGCCATGAGACTTAAATCATTGGATAAAAGTAGTTTTTATTCTCTttgattgtaatttttttaagaaaaacactttttatatttattttaaataacttaaaatcACTTCCGAGAATaaactatatttaataattataatttaaaatacggAAACTTTTAccaacataaaataattttcaaaaatatatttaacgcaatatttttcttaagtgttattttttatatttttaaaatatactaaattagtttattaaccaattttttagaacattattttgaaaaaaaaaagtaattttaatatcaaaatctTAAACAAACCTGTATAATCCAAACGTTTTAAGATTGATATAACATTCattaagttttgaattaaaaGCTTGGATTACAATGATAAACGTAAGCGTCGTCACAAATAAAATACCCGTTGAAGTCGTTGAGTTTCTGTTTTAAACATAATTGTTTTTTGGACTATATAATGAAGATAATTCTGcaatgaaaaattatatcaCACAATTTTCGCGTGAGAAATTATACAACAGAGAaggatgaaataaaataattaatttatttgagatagagatacataaaataattttgattaaaatatattgtgtaAATAATATAACGTTTATATAATTTACTGTCAATATCATCTCTTTctacaacttttttatttatagttttgaCATAAATGTTGAACTAGAAGGTTGATTTAATATCGTTTGACTTTCACTCGAACTGAGAAAACACTTCAGTTTAAATTCAAATTGACGACATCATATTAACAGTGATAATGTCAAAAGTAAGAATTTCTAGAACCAATTTTTGGATGCAGCGTGAAAATTTGGAAAAGTCTTGGTTTCTGTGGAAGTTTTGAATAACCGTGATCTACGTGTGGTCGTTATGTTTAACTTTCTACTTTTTAGAGTTTTCTAAAagagatttttcatttttttgtttattatataactttttagaGAGATTTTTTCATGTTCATAGAGACGTAGTCAACATATACATCATCATATTAACAAAATCTAATAATAACGTGACAAGTCatcgaaagaaaaaaaataaaaaatctttgaaACACCTTTTAGCTTGCGCAAAaaacataactttttttttttttgtataaaaagttattgaatCCATGGTTGACCAAACAGAATGTTCCTCATCTCTGATCCTTATCCAAACTCTCTGTGTTACCAAATTACTTTGGTGTTTTCTACTTTCTCATAACTTCCATGACCAAACCCACATAATATATTGTGAATCATGGATCTTGCTTTATGTCGAAAAACAGAAACACAAAACTTTAgtgagaaagaaaaggaaaatgcaCGAGTTCATGACGTATGGGATGAGATTGAATTGAAACATTAGGTTAAAGATATGATAAAATCCAATTCCTCAGTGTCTGTACGATTCCTTGTATTTGGATTCCATGAAAATCCCTTTCGGAAAGTGATTAGAATAAGACGTTTTCATTAGTGGGAAAGAACTTttacaatcataaaatatattactaactATGAAATATCTTGAAAGTAGTGATATATAGTGAGTGTGTGATATCTAACCattattt carries:
- the LOC114173289 gene encoding uncharacterized protein LOC114173289 produces the protein MAFSSKEEKSKRIMRGLKTVFFLITMVISLLLFSAPVLLVVADALLPSALLSTISSSSLSLENLASHFHDYDFRYSLVDIPLISIIRSFIIFCVYSLCDGPRLSHGPYLGITTMCSVLSLMFVSLKAVYIFSVSGIDRSGYVGGTEIALFVCSCALAVGHVVVAYRTSCRERRKLLVYKIDIEAISACKNGYPRYPKIPQEERIK